The genomic region ACTGCCAGGGATGAAGCTTGGGAAGAGTTTCATTACAGGAACGAACTGGTCTCTATCATCTTGGAAGGGCCTCAACGATCCTGCCCCAGGTCGGTTTTCGGCCTTGATAGATCCCGAGGGGTTTCCCCAGCTAGTTGTGAGAAATGGAAGTGCAATCTTTTACAGAGGAGGGTCATGGAACGGCGAACGGTTTACGGGGACTCCTGATCTAAAACAGGTTGAATCATCTAACCTATTCAAGTTTACATTTGAGTTGAATAAGAATGAGGTGTACTACAGAGGTGAGCCCTATCCTTCATTCATTTCAAGGTTAGTTGTGAATCAATCAGGCTTTTTGCGGCGCCTAGTGAGAACGAAACAATCGCAATCTTGGATTGAGATCTATTTTGCTCCTCGCGATGAATGCGACCGTTATGCTGTATGTGGTCCATATGCTAGCTGCAACACCAACAACTGTGCTTGTTTGGATGGATTTGAACCAAAGTACCCTGCAGAGTGGGATCATTCAAAATGGTCTGGCGGATGCGTTCGAAAGACTGAATTGGCTTGTCAAAATTCTGTCTTTACGAAGTATAATGGGTTGAAATTACCTGACACATCGAATTCTTCTTTTGATGCAAGCATGAGCCTTAAGGAATGCCAAGAGAAGTGTTCAAAGAACTGCTCTTGCATCGCCTATGCAAATTCAGATATCAGAAATGGAGGTAGTGGATGCTTGCTGTGGTTCGGTGACCTTATTGATATGAGAATATACCCTGACGGTGGACAAGATCTCTACGTACGGATGGCCAATTCAACATTAGGTATCATCTCGAATTTAAACCGATTATTGTTTTATCATAATTGTTCGAGAAGCTAATTGTTCAGTTACACTTCTGATGTTTCAGGTTACCTTGTTGCAAGCAAAAACTCGAGTAAAAAGAAGAGAGTAGCCATTATTGTCATCGCGGTCATATTAGTTGGACTGATTTTGGGAGGATTAATTGTCCACTTGAGATGGAAGAAACTCAGAAAGCAAGGTAAGTAACTAACTTTAGGGACTAATGTCTGTCAATTACGAGAAATGAAGCTCTACTGATGTTTGGTacgtatttattattatttgatcatTTGGTTTTGATAGTAGAGATTTTTACTTCATTTTGATTAATGTATAAAGTTGAAGGTGGAAAGGATGACATGGAGTTACCAGTATTTGATTTAAGCACTATTGTGAAAGCCACTGATAACTTCTCCGATGATAATAAGCTAGGACAAGGTGGTTTTGGACCTGTTTACAAggtaaatttaagaaaatataccCAGATGAGCTATCCGTTTTTTGGGGAATGAGGAAATGTGAATGTTAAGCCTTTCAAATGATGATTTCCAGGGTACCTTGCCTGAAGGGCAAGAAATAGCAGTGAAGAGACTTTCAAAAAGTTCTGGACaaggattggaagagtttaaAAACGAAGTCGGATTGATTGCTAAGCTTCAGCATCGCAACCTTGTGAGGCTTCTCGGTTGTAGCATTCCAGGAGATGAAAAGATGTTGATCTACGAGTACCTGCCCAACAAAAGCTTGGACTACTTTATTTTCGGTTTGATCCTTGAAccacattttttttgaaatggttTCTCTGAGGTTTTAATCAGTCGAAGCactaatgtttattttgatgagaCAATAATCAGATCAAACAAAAAGCGAATTACTGGACTGGAGAAGGCGAATGCACATCATCGATGGAATTGCTCGAGGACTTCTTTATCTTCATCAAGACTCTAGACTAAGGATTATACATAGAGATCTCAAAGCCAGCAATGTGTTACTAGACAGTGATATGTGCCCCAAGATTTCAGACTTTGGCATGGCAAGAACAATTTGGGGTGATCAAACTGAGGCAAACACTAACAAAATCGTTGGAACTTAGTATGTAGTGTAAACATACTCTAACTTGAACCTGATGCCTAACTGTGTTATAACTTTCTTCTTCATCACAATTTTCAGTGGTTATATGCCTCCTGAGTACGCTGTAGATGGACTATTTTCGATAAAATCCGATGTATTTAGCTTTGGTGTGTTAGTACTCGAGATTGTTAGCGGGAAAAAGAACAGAGGATTCTTCCATCCAGAACACAGCCATAACCTTGTTGGGCATGTAAGAAGGAAGAACAAAACATTATTAATTACTATTCTTGCTGTTAAACAATAGATACTTGACATGTTGGTCCTAATGTTTCCAGGCATGGAAACTGTGGATGGAAGAGAAGCCATTGCAGCTAATTGAAAGTAACTTGGGAGATTGTTTTGTGGTATCTGAAGTTCTAAGATGCATTCATGTGGGTCTTTTGTGTGTTCAAAAACGACCAGAGGATAGACCGAGCATGTCATCCGTAGTTCTAATGTTAGGTAGTGAGAATTCAGTACCTCAACCGAAACAGCCTGGTTTTTTCACCGAAAGGAGTCTGCCTGAATCGGACGCTCACTCATCAACCCACCATGAACCAGCTTCTAGCAATGGAGTTACCATTTCATTGTTAGAGGCACGATAGAAAACATGTATAACGTTAACATCCTATGCTGTAATTATTTACCTTTGTATTAAGAGCTATAATGCTCTCTGTATGACTTACCGTGCTAGCAAGCAGGTTGGTTTGTATGTATACAAGCAAATAGTACGTGATGGGTTGAAGATATGGAATTTTCATGGCAATAATGAGCTAAAAAGTTGGAAACTAGTTCTGTTGACATCTGCTCATCTCGTTCTATAAAATCACCAATAGTAGATAAGCTTTTAATAGTTAACATCGTTAGATTATTGTCTTATATAGTTTGATTAGGGCCTTACTAAGAGGTAACTTGGTTCCTGGATGTCTCCCCTAAGCCATCCTATGTGGGAGGATTTCGATGTCTCCCCCTCAAGCCTAAAATACTCGCagcaattaaattaatatgacaAATTGAAAGTATCGACTACGAAATTTCCCGAATCCAGGAGTTGTCGGTGCATTAGAAGACCAAACAATGCCTTTGGTGACCAGGTCTTAATTAAGCAGCCcctttgacttttaaaattacttttcttttataattaagcagtccaataactttttttatttatttttctccatGATGATACCTTAATTTAAATGCCTTTCAACTCATTGCcgtaaaattaacataaaatatatagttttcagaaaacaaattaaagttacaagcactaataaaaatta from Gossypium raimondii isolate GPD5lz chromosome 1, ASM2569854v1, whole genome shotgun sequence harbors:
- the LOC105779790 gene encoding G-type lectin S-receptor-like serine/threonine-protein kinase SD1-1 — encoded protein: MERKSTEGFGRCFLLACMLVFVLAASAATDNITPGRSIRDGEALVSSDETFELGFFSSPVNSTTRYLGIWYKVSPETVVWIANREAPLLDHFGVLNVTKEGSIILQDKKTDIIWSSNRTRTAENPVLQLLDSGNLIVKDGNDSGLANLLWQSFDYPCDTLLPGMKLGKSFITGTNWSLSSWKGLNDPAPGRFSALIDPEGFPQLVVRNGSAIFYRGGSWNGERFTGTPDLKQVESSNLFKFTFELNKNEVYYRGEPYPSFISRLVVNQSGFLRRLVRTKQSQSWIEIYFAPRDECDRYAVCGPYASCNTNNCACLDGFEPKYPAEWDHSKWSGGCVRKTELACQNSVFTKYNGLKLPDTSNSSFDASMSLKECQEKCSKNCSCIAYANSDIRNGGSGCLLWFGDLIDMRIYPDGGQDLYVRMANSTLGYLVASKNSSKKKRVAIIVIAVILVGLILGGLIVHLRWKKLRKQVEGGKDDMELPVFDLSTIVKATDNFSDDNKLGQGGFGPVYKGTLPEGQEIAVKRLSKSSGQGLEEFKNEVGLIAKLQHRNLVRLLGCSIPGDEKMLIYEYLPNKSLDYFIFDQTKSELLDWRRRMHIIDGIARGLLYLHQDSRLRIIHRDLKASNVLLDSDMCPKISDFGMARTIWGDQTEANTNKIVGTYGYMPPEYAVDGLFSIKSDVFSFGVLVLEIVSGKKNRGFFHPEHSHNLVGHAWKLWMEEKPLQLIESNLGDCFVVSEVLRCIHVGLLCVQKRPEDRPSMSSVVLMLGSENSVPQPKQPGFFTERSLPESDAHSSTHHEPASSNGVTISLLEAR